CCCCAGGTGCACCTAAAGTGTACATTCGATCTCCAGCATTTCCCGCTGCTACAACTGCTGTGACACCTGAAATTACAGCATTATTTAATGCAAGACTTTCGATATTCAATGGATCATTGGAGTTACTTCCTAATGATAAGTTGATGACATCCATTCCGTCTGCTACAGACTTATCAATGCCTGCTAAAACATTTGCAGTAGTACCGGAGCCATATTGTCCTAGTACACGATAAACATATAAATCAGCGTCTGGTGCAACACCAGTTACCGCGTAATCCGTATTATTTTTTCCTCGCCCAGCGATAATTCCAGATACATGTGTCCCGTGCTCTGTGTAAAAAGTTGCTCCACTAAGACTTGTTTCTGCAAGACCAGATTTTTTCCAATCGTAATATGTTGTTTCCATTGGGTCTGCATCATTATCGACAAAGTCCCAGCCTTTTACTGAGTTCGGATTGATTGATTTTGGATCTACTCCAGTTTGTGCACGATAGCCTTTATAAGCATCTGTTAAATCTGGATGATTATAGTCAATACCAGTATCGATTACCCCTACTTTGATTCCTTTTCCAGTTAGTCCTTCATCATGAAGTTTATTAATACCTGGGAATACTTCAGTTGCTACCTTGCTTGTATCTTGTGTACCTTCTGTAGCTTTAGGCGGTTCTACTTGAATAACATTATTTGGCCACACAGCTTTAACTGCTTTCGATTTTAATAATGACTTTACTTTATTTGCAGGAAGTTCCATCGAAACTCCATTTAAAGAGCTTGTATATGTACGTTTAATTTTATAAACGTTTTTATTCTCTTTTAAGTCATCTTTATAAATTGTTTGTAAATCATTTTTAAATGTTTCTTGAGCCGCATCTGCTTTTTGCTCCGCATCTGAAAGTGATAAACTATTTCCGTTCGCTGCTTCTTCAATTACTGCAACTTTTGCAGGCTTGTCCTTTAATTCAACAATTACTGATAGATTTTTAGAACTCTCTAAATCTACCGAAGAAGGTAACTGTAATCCTTCTTGACTAGTAGCCTCCAATTTGTTTAAAGCTTGGCGTTGCTCAGGTGTAAGTTTAGACAGTACTTCTTCAATAGAAGATGGCGCTGCAGCCTTTACTAAAGGTGTATGATGTTTAACTGGAAATGAGCTCAAAATAACACCAGTACTTAAAGTTAAAATTGCTGTACTCTTAATCAAACGATTCATCTTGCTTTTCTCTCCCCCAACTTAATAATATTCCCTTTCTAATTGATTATAAGTCGAGTTTATGGAATTTACTTTTTTAAAAATTCTGTCAAATAAAAATATATTCTTTCGAAATTCGCAAAAAAAAAGAAGCCCAATTTATGGGCTCATGGCATACTTATTACTTACCTGACTTTTATCGTCACTTAACATTTGAATATAATCCTCATTTAATTGATCTGTTAAATGATCCCTATAGTGCCAAATTGATAATAAGCAAATTTTAAATTTTTCTATTATTCCTGCATTCTTTACTTTTCTAGCTACCTTTATTAATTCATTTAACCCTTCAATATATTGCTTATTTTCACATTTTAAAAGTGCCTGTGCGTAGCAGAAATCTAAATATAATTGTTGTTTATACAAATTTGAGCTATTTGCCATTTCATTAATTACTTTTTCATGTAGATTGATTAACGCTGAGGCATCTTCTAATCTACCTAATTTCACAAGGGATTCTATAATTCGCGGAATTCCTACATATAGATCATCTCGATCTTTAATCCAATCATAGTATTCATCAACATAATGTAATTCGTCAAAATCAAGTAATGTAACATAACGATTACCTATTGCAGCCTCTGCAAAAAAATCATTTATCTGACCATATTTATTTATGATTTCAAGAACTTCATCTAAAGAATTACTTAACCTATTTAAAGCGAAGCCTTGGTATACTAATGCGTAGCCAAAATGTTTTTCATTTTTTGCCATTTTTTCTAATCGCTTAGCATAATGAAGGACTTTGTCCCATTGTTTTAACATATAGTAAGTAGCCGTAATCCATAATATTGTTAATTCCTGAAAATCATCCGGCATATAGCTCACATATTCAAGTACATGCACAAGCGTAGCTGGTCCTTCATCTGTTAATCTATTTAAATAATACTTTCTAAAATAACTAATAGCGACTTCTTCAGCTGTTTGATCTGGCATGTGATGAATAATGATTTCATATAATGGCAAAGCCTCTTTTTCTTTTCCCTCAGCAAATAACTTTTCAGCAATCTCAAATAAATTTTGTAAATTTTTAGTCCGTATTGTCTTAGATTTTTCCTCTAACATTTCTGAAATGATAAAGTTTAACTCTTTTGTAAATCCATTAATTGCACATTTATAAATAAACGCTACACTTCTTCGTTTATCTAAAAATCGATTCTGATTAAAGCATAATTGTGTATAACTCGAGTAAAAGTGTCCTTCTACCAAACCGAACGCTTCCGTAATTGCATCTAAATAATGCAAAGAAAGTGGCTTTTTATTATTAAATACTCTACTAATATCACTAATATGGATTCCAGAATATTTAGCTAAATCAGCTTTATTCCAATTTTTGTCATTCATTAATGTAAGAAAATCATATAGAAGTATCTGATTCATAAGCTTTCCTCTCCATACTTGGTAAAAATCTTTCAATTCATCGTTTCCGCCAATTTATCTAGATAAAAAAATGGACATTTAGGTAATATTGCACGTGGTCTATTAGGTTAATTATACTATTTTGTCGTTTTTTTAAAATAGGAAATATTCAATTAGTTAATTAAATTTAATTAATTAAATCAATACTGTTTCATTATTTATTCAGAGTGTTGAATGAATTTTAAAATCCTCAATAGGGAAAACGGACTTTAAGTGAACATTAGATAATGATAAGGTTAGCATTTTTGAATAATCTTTTTAATGGTTTTAAATGTTAATATGCTTGGGCAATTTCATTATTTCAATAGAAATGATTTTTTTAGAAGTTAAAAATATTATGAGCTTTTTTAGAAAACAAATTGGATTGTTTAGTTTAATAACTGTTCAATATTAATTATCTACAATCTTATTAAGATACAACAGTTAGATTACTCTAAGGAAAGGCTATTTGATTAGGGTTTATCGCAGACATTTTTAGATGAAACAAATTGATTGGAATGGAGGGATGCTCGACTCCTATGGGATAAGCGGGAAGGCTGAGACCCCGCAGGCTTGCCGAGGAGGCTAAAGAATCTCGCCCCATGGAAAGCGAGCATCCTGTAATGGAAATCAACATCACTCTACTCCTTTTACGAAAATTTGATAATTAATTGACAAGGTAATTTTTCAACAGCATGAATAAATACTGTTTCATTATTTATTGTTTTTATTTCAGTTTGTATATTACTTTTACTGCCCTTCTGCATTCTTTTCCTATAATGGGAAATAATACCTTTGTATTTTATTAATCTTTTATTGGGGATGATTAAATGTTCAAAAAGATTATTTTTTTTATACCTGAATATCCAATTTTCATTCAAGCTTTTGTTACTTTTATCGTTCCTGTAGGCTTATGGAAGTTTTTTAAATGGGTTCATTTTATGGAGAAAGAGTGATTTAAATGAAGCGGTGGAGGTCCAAAATAAATCAGGAAAATGCGGTATCTCTAAATGATGAAGCTCAAAATTGTAATGAGAATCTATCCAGTGATCTCCAAGTTAATTTGGATCGGATGTTTAATGAAATTGGACATAATTCTGATGTGAAATTTAGAGAATTTTTATTAGGTGAAACAGACATTCAACTTGCAATTATTTTTATTGAAGGTTTATCAGATACTGAGCTAATTCAAAGTCATATAATGAGCGAGTTAATGGCTGGACTTTCTGCAATTGCAAATGAACAAAAAACAAATGGACTCTCTCTAAAACAAAATGAAATTAAAAAATATATTAAAGAGCAATCACTCGCAGTTTGTACAATTGAAGATGTTAATACTTATAAAAAATTAAAATCGGGAGTACTGTTTGGTTCAATTGCATTATTAATAGATGGTATATCTGAATGTTTTTTAATTGGTGAAGCATTAACAAAATCAAGAGATATTAAAGAACCAGATTCAGAAGCACTAGTACGTGGACCAAGAATTGGCTTTGTTGAAAACTTATCTGATAATACAGCCCTGCTTAGGCGTTCCGGAAAAACTCCAGATTTATCAATTATAGGATTTGAGATTGGAGAAGTATCAAAAAAAGAATTAGTAATAGCGTACATTTCAAATCTTGCTGATTCTCAACTTGTTGAAGAAGTAAAGAAAAGAATTAAAAGAATTGAAATTGATGCAGTCCCAGATTCAGGTTATATCGAACAATTAATAGAAGATAATTACTTAAGTCCATTTCCACAAATTCAAAGTACAGAACGACCAGATCGAGTTATGAGTGCATTAATGGAAGGTCGAGTTGCCATTTTATTAGATGGGTCACCATTTGCACTGATAGCCCCTGTAACATTTCAAATGTTAGTGCAATCACCTGAGGATTATTATGAGAGATGGGCTGCTGCTACATTGGTACGATCATTACGCTATCTTGCTTGTTTTATTGCTTTATTTGCTCCATCTTTATACATTGCATTTATTTCTTTTCACCAAGGCTTAATCCCGACAAAATTAGTATTTCATATTGCAGCGACTAGAGGCGGGGTACCTTTTCCTCCATTAATTGAAGCACTAATAATGGAAATCTCAATCGAAGTATTAAGGGAGGCCGGACTACGCTTACCTAAACCAATCGGGCAATCTTTAGGAATTGTTGGAGGATTAATTATTGGTCAGGCTGCAGTTGAAGCAGGAATTGTTAGTACAATCATGGTTATTGTCGTTGCAGTAACGGCAATTTCCTCATTTACATTGCCACAATATAATGTCGGAATTGCCCTTCGTATGCTTCGTTTTTTATCGATGCTTTTTGCGAGTGTATTTGGTTTATATGGAGTCATATTATTTTTCCTATTAGTATGTAGTCATTTAGTTAAACTCAAAAGCTTTGGTGTCCCTTATCTTAGTCCCCTTGCTCCAGTTCGATTTAGTGATTGGAAAGATTTCATCGTAAGAGCTCCACTATTTTTGATGAAAAATCGTCCAAAAAGCATTCAAGCTAAAAGAACCAGAAGGATGAAATAGAATTAGAAAGGAGGAGTACTAGA
This genomic interval from Gottfriedia acidiceleris contains the following:
- a CDS encoding helix-turn-helix domain-containing protein, which produces MNQILLYDFLTLMNDKNWNKADLAKYSGIHISDISRVFNNKKPLSLHYLDAITEAFGLVEGHFYSSYTQLCFNQNRFLDKRRSVAFIYKCAINGFTKELNFIISEMLEEKSKTIRTKNLQNLFEIAEKLFAEGKEKEALPLYEIIIHHMPDQTAEEVAISYFRKYYLNRLTDEGPATLVHVLEYVSYMPDDFQELTILWITATYYMLKQWDKVLHYAKRLEKMAKNEKHFGYALVYQGFALNRLSNSLDEVLEIINKYGQINDFFAEAAIGNRYVTLLDFDELHYVDEYYDWIKDRDDLYVGIPRIIESLVKLGRLEDASALINLHEKVINEMANSSNLYKQQLYLDFCYAQALLKCENKQYIEGLNELIKVARKVKNAGIIEKFKICLLSIWHYRDHLTDQLNEDYIQMLSDDKSQVSNKYAMSP
- a CDS encoding spore germination protein — its product is MKRWRSKINQENAVSLNDEAQNCNENLSSDLQVNLDRMFNEIGHNSDVKFREFLLGETDIQLAIIFIEGLSDTELIQSHIMSELMAGLSAIANEQKTNGLSLKQNEIKKYIKEQSLAVCTIEDVNTYKKLKSGVLFGSIALLIDGISECFLIGEALTKSRDIKEPDSEALVRGPRIGFVENLSDNTALLRRSGKTPDLSIIGFEIGEVSKKELVIAYISNLADSQLVEEVKKRIKRIEIDAVPDSGYIEQLIEDNYLSPFPQIQSTERPDRVMSALMEGRVAILLDGSPFALIAPVTFQMLVQSPEDYYERWAAATLVRSLRYLACFIALFAPSLYIAFISFHQGLIPTKLVFHIAATRGGVPFPPLIEALIMEISIEVLREAGLRLPKPIGQSLGIVGGLIIGQAAVEAGIVSTIMVIVVAVTAISSFTLPQYNVGIALRMLRFLSMLFASVFGLYGVILFFLLVCSHLVKLKSFGVPYLSPLAPVRFSDWKDFIVRAPLFLMKNRPKSIQAKRTRRMK